A genomic segment from Fusarium keratoplasticum isolate Fu6.1 chromosome 10, whole genome shotgun sequence encodes:
- a CDS encoding MFS domain-containing protein: MQPTQISVNNLSGSSNDTLPSIESQKTEDQRRGASLNDFPDGGLRAWLVVFGAWAANICSFGWINCIGVFQAYYQEKYLKGYSPSAISWIASLELSILFGGGFVVGRIYDKYGPRWLMAFGTFMHVFGLMMASLSTKYYQIILSQGICSPIGICCLFTPAVACVSTWFQKRRGLAMGLVSGGSSLGGVFLPIMFNRLIKQIGFPWAMRACAFLILGLLIIANLTIISRLPPSPAPLPLKGFFKPFTERAYLFTVASAFIYFLGLFVPINYIAAQAAQLGMSENLAQYLIPILNAASLFGRILPGIAADKFGAYNTQTIMAFFSAILVLALWLPASSNAAIIVFAALYGFGSGAFVTLCPTLMAQISPIREIGLRNGMQFGVLAIPALVSNPIGGAFIASDNGGYTNIKIWTGVILMAGACMYAVTRMSIGGVRLAKKI, translated from the exons ATGCAGCCTACACAGATTTCAGTGAACAACCTATCAGGGTCATCAAACGATACCCTCCCGTCCATCGAGTCTCAGAAAACTGAGGATCAACGCCGCGGAGCCTCTCTGAACGATTTTCCAGATGGCGGCTTGCGAGCATGGTTAGTCGTGTTCGGGGCTTGGGCTGCCAATATTTGCAGTTTTGGATGGATCAACT GCATCGGGGTTTTCCAGGCTTACTACCAGGAGAAATATCTGAAAGGCTATTCTCCTAGCGCAATCTCATGGATTGCCTCTTTGGAATTGTCGATTCTCTTTGGTGGC GGCTTTGTTGTCGGCCGAATCTATGACAAGTATGGCCCACGGTGGCTAATGGCCTTTGGCACCTTCATGCATGTCTTTGGACTGATGATGGCTTCGCTCTCCACCAAGTACTATCAAATCATTCTATCACAGGGCATATGCAGTCCCATTGGAATATGCTGCCTCTTTACACCAG CTGTTGCATGCGTGAGCACCTGGTTTCAAAAGCGAAGAGGTCTTGCAATGGGCCTCGTCAGCGGTGGCTCTAGTCTCGGTGGCGTCTTCCTGCCCATCATGTTTAACCGCTTGATCAAGCAGATTGGTTTTCCATGGGCCAT GCGAGCTTGTGCGTTTCtgatcttgggcttgctcatcatcgccaacctgACCATCATTTCACGCCTGCCACCATCGCCTGCTCCTCTACCTCTCAAAGGCTTCTTCAAGCCCTTTACGGAGCGTGCGTATCTCTTCACGGTGGCATCTGCATTCATCTACTTTCTTGGTCTTTTCGTGCCCATCAACTACATTGCGGCGCAGGCAGCACAACTCGGCATGTCCGAGAACCTGGCGCAGTACCTCATTCCAATTCTGAACGCAGCGAG CCTTTTCGGGCGAATTCTGCCCGGAATTGCTGCTGACAAGTTTGGCGCATACAACACCCAGACAATCATGGCATTTTTCTCTGCCATTTTGGTTCTGGCATTGTGGCTCCCTGCATCAAGcaacgccgccatcatcgttTTCGCCGCCCTCTACGGTTTTGGCTCCGGAGCATTTGTCACTCTCTGTCCAACGCTCATGGCGCAAATCTCACCCATTCGTGAGATCGGGCTGAGAAATGGCATGCAGTTTGGAGTTCTCGCCATTCCGGCGCTTGTCAGCAACCCCATTGGTGGCGCTTTTATCGCTAGCGATAATGGAGGGTATACTAACATCAAGATTTGGACGGGAGTTATTTTGATGGCTGGTGCATGTATGTATGCCGTTACGAGGATGTCGATTGGTGGTGTGAGGTTGGCGAAGAAGATATAG
- a CDS encoding Zn(2)-C6 fungal-type domain-containing protein: MTMLSDPFRVIDDHASTITPPVPRPQKPVRLRLACDACTAAKVRCSKTHPCERCIDNGQECFYSASRRHGKRSRHRKAESDAQRSSSSEVPTPGAIPVPNGIKGMSYGSEFSWEERETSPQLSSYQASTLGNGIGKLDNWAFHDIDMMFDFDDTSYISLNEPWKTTPGSLTSQQTLSETITPPEQETTPAEQPTNATSTPPIEPHDPKQAHDCEALALGVLRSLHHHNADGICKGPAANGMNLAKPMPSIDTVLFANKAALTNLIPLLKCPCARNPHIALLHSTILSKTIFWYRVAVTARYHAEGAELRPMKIQLGMLDLDDDDQATLQRAVLLRELRKAEKVMETFDECSASGDEVPEWHTTAIQNMKEELQAIIQKIKKGQGEWA; encoded by the coding sequence ATGACCATGCTATCTGATCCGTTCCGAGTTATCGACGACCATGCGTCCACCATCACACCACCTGTACCACGCCCACAGAAACCTGTCCGGTTGAGACTCGCTTGTGATGCCTGCACCGCGGCCAAGGTTAGGTGTAGCAAGACTCACCCGTGTGAGCGGTGCATAGACAATGGGCAGGAGTGCTTTTACAGCgcttctcgacgacatggTAAGAGGTCTCGACATAGAAAGGCCGAGTCTGATGCTCAACGTTCTTCTTCGAGCGAGGTGCCGACGCCTGGGGCTATTCCAGTGCCAAACGGGATCAAAGGCATGTCTTACGGCTCTGAGTTCTCCtgggaagagagggaaacTAGCCCGCAGTTGTCGAGTTACCAAGCATCCACTCTAGGCAATGGTATCGGAAAACTCGACAACTGGGCATTCCACGACATTGACATGATGTTCGACTTTGACGACACGTCCTATATATCCCTGAACGAGCCATGGAAAACAACACCCGGATCCCTCACGAGCCAACAAACCCTCAGCGAAACAATCACCCCTCCCGAGCAAGAGACAACACCTGCAGAGCAACCAACCAATGCTACCTCAACGCCGCCGATCGAGCCCCACGATCCCAAACAAGCACACGACTGCGAGGCTCTAGCTCTTGGCGTTCTCCGCTCACTGCATCACCACAACGCAGATGGCATCTGCAAGGGACCTGCAGCCAACGGCATGAACCTCGCCAAGCCGATGCCAAGCATCGACACGGTCCTGTTCGCCAACAAGGCTGCCCTGACCAATCTGATCCCCCTGCTCAAGTGCCCCTGTGCGAGAAACCCGCATATTGCTCTTTTGCACAGCACCATTCTTTCCAAAACCATCTTTTGGTACCGCGTTGCCGTTACTGCGCGGTATCATGCCGAGGGAGCGGAATTGCGGCCGATGAAGATACAGCTGGGGAtgctggatcttgatgatgatgatcaggcCACGCTGCAGCGAGCTGTTCTTCTTAGAGAGCTGCGCAAGGCGGAGAAAGTCATGGAGACGTTTGACGAGTGTTCTGCGAGTGGGGATGAGGTGCCAGAGTGGCATACTACGGCGATTCAGAacatgaaggaggagcttcaggcGATTATtcagaagatcaagaagggTCAAGGAGAATGGGCGTAA
- a CDS encoding PKS-ER domain-containing protein translates to MLSRFPMSASRRLSALSGQVRAASTMKEAIVSRGPKVEIIDSPIPKAGPGQVVTKIVFSGSNPKDWKRPEYWGARGTGNQGDDISGIVHEVGEGVSEFRPGDRVAAMHEMKQPGGSYAEYGVSWAYTTFRLPDKTSFEEGAALPLTALTAACGLYARLGLPEPWLPASDSQKIPLVIWGASSAVGSYAVQLAKRSNIHPLICVAGRAQEHVEKLIDRSKGDTVIDYRKGHEAVAEEMKASLNGAKLEYAFDAISEDGSYQTICEVLDHHTGKITNIVPAQSYSDIPKTIQKSVTTVASIHEDLKDFGYVYTRYFSKGLEEGWLKAQPQEIVPGGLEGVEKGLTNLKNGTASAVKYIFRIADTPGVQS, encoded by the exons ATGTTGTCTCGTTTCCCCATGTCGGCGTCGAGGCGGCTTTCAGCTTTATCGGGCCAAGTAAGAGCAGCGAGCACCATGAAGGAAGCAATCGTGTCGAGAGGACCCAAGGTTGAGATTATCGACAGCCCCATTCCCAAAGCTGGGCCTGGACAGGTTGTGACAAAAATCGTCTTCTCGGGCAGCAATCCTAAAGACTG GAAGCGACCAGAATATTGGGGCGCCAGAGGCACTGGCAACCAGGGCGATGACATTTCAGGCATTGTCCACGAAGTTGGTGAGGGCGTCTCCGAATTCAGGCCCGGCGACCGCGTCGCAGCCATGCATGAGATGAAGCAGCCGGGAGGGAGTTATGCCGAGTATGGTGTCAGCTGGGCGTACACGACATTTCGTCTGCCCGACAAGACATCTTTTGAGG AGGGCGCTGCACTGCCTCTGACTGCCTTGACCGCTGCGTGCGGTCTCTATGCGCGTCTCGGACTCCCCGAGCCATGGCTTCCTGCGTCTGATTCTCAGAAGATCCCACTGGTCATTTGGGGCGCCTCATCAGCCGTTGGGTCATACGCCGTTCAGCTCGCCAAACGTTCCAACATTCACCCCCTCATTTGCGTCGCCGGTCGCGCCCAGGAGCATGTGGAGAAGCTGATTGACAGAAGCAAGGGCGACACGGTCATTGACTACCGTAAAGGCCACGAAGCCGTGGCtgaggagatgaaggccaGTTTGAACGGGGCCAAGCTCGAGTACGCATTCGACGCTATTTCCGAGGATGGTTCGTACCAGACCATTTGCGAGGTTCTCGACCACCATACAGGAAAGATCACCAATATTGTGCCTGCGCAGTCGTACTCGGATATTCCCAAGACGATTCAAAAATCAGTCACGACGGTCGCTAGCATTCACGAGGATCTGAAGGATTTTGGTTATGTTTATACGCGGTATTTTAGCAAGGGTTTGGAGGAGGGCTGGCTGAAGGCGCAGCCGCAGGAGATTGTCCCAGGTGGACTggagggcgttgagaagGGCCTCACAAACCTCAAGAATGGCACTGCGAGTGCGGTCAAGTATATTTTCAGGATCGCTGACACTCCAGGTGTACAGTCGTGA